The following are from one region of the Mus caroli chromosome 13, CAROLI_EIJ_v1.1, whole genome shotgun sequence genome:
- the Srek1 gene encoding splicing regulatory glutamine/lysine-rich protein 1 isoform X2 yields the protein MTSLVPGAGLLPIPTSSPLTAVSSLGVSLSSLGAIPAAALDPNITTLGEIPQPPLMGNVDPSKIDEIRRTVYVGNLNSQTTTADQLLEFFKQVGEVKFVRMAGDETQPTRFAFVEFADQNSVPRALAFNGVMFGDRPLKINHSNNAIVKPPEMTPQAAAKELEEVMKRVREAQSFISAAIEPESGKSNERKGGRSRSHTRSKSRSSSKSHSRRKRSQSKHRSRSHNRSRSRQKDRRRSKSPHKKRSKSRERRKSRSRSRSRDKRKDTREKVKERVKEKEREKEREREKDREKDKERGKNKDKDREKEKDHDKDRDKEKEKEQDKDKEREKDRSKETDEKRKKEKKSRTPPRSYNASRRSRSTSRERRRRRSRSSSRSPRTSKTVKRKPSRSPSPRGRNKKEKKREKERDHISDRRERERSTSTKKSSGDRDGKEKVEKTTTPVKEKEHSKEADATVSKDADEKGSPRTEEESEVQHNGNCQPNEESLCSKADAV from the exons ATGACAAGCCTGGTACCTGGTGCGGGGTTACTTCCCATCCCGACCTCCAGTCCTCTGACGGCAGTGAGTAGT ctTGGTGTTTCACTTAGCAGTTTGGGAGCTATCCCAGCAGCAGCACTGGACCCAAATATTACAACACTTGGAGAGATCCCACAGCCGCCACTTATGGGAAATGTGGATCCTTCCAAAATTGATGAAATTAGGAGAACAGTTTATGTTGGAAATTTGAATTCACAG ACAACGACAGCTGATCAACTACTTGAATTTTTTAAACAAGTTGGAGAAGTGAAGTTTGTTCGGATGGCAGGTGATGAGACTCAGCCAACTCGGTTTGCTTTTGTGGAATTTGCAGACCAAAATTCTGTACCAAGGGCTCTTGCTTTTAATGGAGTTATGTTTGGAGACAGGCCACTGAA aataaATCACTCCAACAATGCAATAGTAAAACCTCCTGAGATGACACCTCAGGCTGCAGCTAAGGAGTTAGAAGAAGTAATGAAGCGAGTACGGGAGGCTCAGTCATTTATCTCAGCAGCCATTGAACCAG AGTCTGGAAAGAGCAATGAAAGGAAAGGCGGTCGATCTCGTTCCCACACTCGCTCAAAGTCCAGGTCTAGCTCAAAATCCCACTCTAGAAGGAAGAGATCACAGTCAAAGCACAG gagTAGATCCCATAATAGGTCACGCTCAAGACAGAAAGATAGACGTAGATCCAAGAGCCCACACAAGAAACGCTCTAAGTCTAGGGAAAGGCGGAAGTCAAGGAGCCGGTCGCGGTCACG ggaCAAGAGGAAAGATACCCGAGAAAAGGTGAAGGAAagagtgaaggagaaagagagggaaaaggagagagagagggaaaaggatcGTGAAAAAGACAAGGAGCGGGgtaaaaacaaagataaagacCGTGAGAAGGAAAAGGACCATGATAAGGATcgagacaaagagaaggagaaggaacaagATAAAGACAAGGAACGGGAAAAAGACAGATCCAAAGAGACAGATGAAAAacggaagaaggagaagaagtcCCGAACACCCCCCCGAAGTTACAATGCATCACGACGATCTCGTAGTACCAGCAG ggaaaggcggaggaggaggagcaggagttctTCCAGATCTCCAAGAACATCAAAGACTGTAAAAAGAAAGCCTTCTAGGTCTCCGTCTCCCAGAGG CcgaaataagaaagagaaaaagagagaaaaagaacggGACCACATCagtgacaggagagaaagagagcgtTCCACCTCCACAAAAAAGAGTTCTGGCGACCGAGACgggaaggagaaagtggagaagactACCACACCAGTTAAG GAAAAGGAACACAGTAAAGAGGCAGATGCAACTGTGAGCAAAGATGCAGATGAGAAGGGCTCTCCAAGGACTGAGGAAGAAAGTGAAGTACAGCACAATGGGAACTGCCAACCAAATGAGGAGAGCCTGTGCAGCAAGGCCGATGCCGTGTAG